The genomic stretch GACACCCCGCCCGCACTGAACTTCTACACCTTCAGCGCGCTGGTGGCGGCCGAGCGTCTGTTGATTCCGTTCGACTGCGACAGTTTCTCGCGCCAGGCCCTGCACAGTGTCATGGCCGAGGTCGAAGAACTGCGCCAGGACCACAACCCCGCGCTGCAGGTGGAAGGTGTGGTGGTCAATCAGTTCGCCGGCCGCACCGCACTGCACCAGACCCTGGTCGATCAACTGCGCAGCGAAGGCCTGCCGGTGCTGCCGGTGTACCTGAGCAGTTCGATCAAGATGCGTGAATCGCACCATGCCTCGGTGCCATTGGTGCATTTGGCGCCACGGCATAAACTGGCCCTGGAATTTGTCGATTTGCTGGATGTGCTTGAGCGTGCGGCCTGACAGGCCTTTTGAGGCACTCCGGCTGTAACCTGCTGCATCGGTTGAATCAGGTATACCGAGGTCGCCCTCGACAAAGCGCCTTGCAGCGCCCGGCTATCTACTGGCAAGCACAATAACGATGGCGCGGCCCTACCGCGCCACTTTCATCATGGCTGCCAAAGGAAACCGGAGAGCTCCCGCATGTCCGCACATCATGAGGTATCCCCCGCCACCCTGCGCAGGGTGATAGCCGCTTCGGCCATCGGCAACTTCGTCGAATGGTTCGACTTCGCCGTGTACGGCTTTCTCGCCACGCTGATCGCCAGCCAGTTCTTTGCCAGCGAAGACGCCAGCGTGGCCTTGCTCAAAACCTTCGCGGTGTTCGCCGTGGCCTTCGCCCTGCGCCCCTTGGGCGGCATCGTCTTCGGTGCCTTGGGCGACCGACTGGGTCGCAAGCGCATCCTGTCGCTGACCATCCTGCTGATGGCCGGCTCCACCACGTTGATCGGCCTGCTGCCGACCTATGCCAGCATCGGCCTGGCAGCCCCGGCGCTGCTGACCCTGGCCCGCTGCCTGCAGGGGTTTTCTGCCGGTGGCGAATATGCCGGGGCCTGCGCCTACCTGATGGAGCACGCGCCTGACGACAAGCGCGCCTTTTATGGCAGCTTCGTACCTGTGTCGACCTTTTCCGCCTTTGCCTGCGCAGCGGTGATCGCTTATGGCCTGGAGGCCAGCCTGTCGACCGAGGCGATGAATGCCTGGGGCTGGCGCATTCCGTTCCTGATTGCCGCACCGCTGGGCCTGGTCGGCCTGTACCTGCGCTGGCGCATGGAGGAAACCCCGGCGTTCCGCGAAGCCGTCGCCCAAGGCAAGGAGCACGAGCATTCACCGCTGAAGGAAACCCTGCGCCACCATGGCCGGGTCATCCGCAACCTGGGGGCGTTCATTTCGCTGACCGCGTTGTCGTTCTACATGTTCACCACCTACTTCGCCACCTACCTGCAACTGGTCGGCAACCTGACCCGCGCGCAGTCACTGCTGGTGACCACCGTGGCCCTGCTGTTCGCCGCCGTGGGCTGCCCGCTGGCCGGTGCATTTTCGGACCGGGTGGGGCGGCGCAAGACCATCGGTTTTACCTGCCTGTGGATGATGCTTAGCGTGTTCCCGGCGTACTGGCTGGCCAGCTCTGGCTCGATGTCGGGTGCGTTGCTGGGGGTGATCCTGCTAGCGGTGGGGGCACTGTGCAGTGGCGTGGTTACCGCAGCATTGCTGTCGGAAAGTTTCCCTACACGTACCCGCTATACCGCTTCGGCGATTACCTACAACGTGGCCTACACGCTATTTGGCGGCACTGCGCCGCTGGTGGCAACCTGGCTCATCGGCCAAACCGGCAGCAGCCTGGCACCGGCGTTCTACCTGGTGGTGATTGCGCTGGTGGCGTTGGTGGGCGGCTTGGCGTTGCCGGAAACTTCGCGGATTTCTTTGCATGAGGACATGAGCATGGACGGTGTGCGGGCCGGAACCCGAAACACCGTCTGAAATTTCCGGGGCTGCCTTGCAGCCCCGACTGCTCAGCCTTCTTGCTGCTCTTCCCGCCGATACGCCCACTGATACAACGCCGGCAACACCAGCAACGTCAGCGCTGTAGAGGACAAGATCCCGCCAATCACCACCGTTGCCAGTGGCCGTTGCACCTCCGCACCGGTCCCGGTGGCCAAGGCCATCGGAATGAACCCCAGCGAGGCCACCAGCGCCGTCATCAGTACCGGCCGCAATCGGGTCAGCGCACCCTCCTCGACCGCCGCCCGCAGCGTGCGCCCTTCCTCGCGCAGCCCGCGGATAAAGGCAATCATCACCAGCCCGTTCAGCACTGCCACTCCCGACAATGCAATGAACCCGACCCCGGCAGAAATGGACAGCGGAATATCACGCGACCACAGCGCCAGCACCCCGCCGGTCAGCGCAAAGGGGATGCCGGTGAACACCAGCAGGCCGTCCCTGAGGTTGTTGAACATCATCAGCAACAGTGCCATGACCAGCAGCAAGGCTACCGGTACCACCACCTGCAAGCGCTCGGCCGCCGACTGCAACTGCTCGAACTGGCCTCCCCAACGCGTCCAGTACCCCGGTGGCACCTGCACCTGGTCGATCAGGGCCTGCTCGGCCTCTTGCACAAACGAGCCCAGGTCGCGTCCACGCACGTTGGCACTGACCACCACCACACGCTTGCCATCCTCGCGGCTCACCTGATTCGGGCCCAGTTGCAGGTTCAGCGTGGCTACCTGCGACAGCGGGATGAAACCGATTTGCCCGGCCCCCTCAGCAGCACTGGCCGGTACGGGAATCAGCAGGCTGGCCAGCCCGTCGACATCGGTACGCAAGGTTTCCGACAGGCGCACGACCATGTCGAAGCGGCGGTCGCCCTCATACAGCGTACCGGCGGTGCGGCCACCCACGGCAATGGCGATGGCGCCCTGCACATCGCCCACATTCAGGCCATGACGGGCGGCCTTGTCACGGTCGATGTCGATGGTCAGTACCGGCAAGCCCGTGGTCTGCTCCACCTTCACCTCGGACGCGCCTGGCACCCCTTGCAGGCTGGTGGCGATCTGCGCGGCAGTGCGATTGAGCACCTCCATGTCGTCTCCGAACAGCTTCACCGCCACATCGCTGCGCACCCCGGAAATCAGCTCGTTGAAGCGCAGCTGAATGGGCTGCGACAGCTCATAGTTGCTGCCCGGTACACTGGCAGCGGCACGTTGCACCTGGGCGATCAGTTCATCCCGCGGCTTGCCCGGGTCAACCCATTGTTCGCGCGGGCGCAGCATCACGTAGGCATCGGAAATGTTCGGTGGCATCGGGTCGGAGGCAATCTCGGCAGTGCCGGTGCGGGCAAACACCCGCTCCACCTCGGGCACCTGGGCGATGATCGCCTGCTCCAGGCGCTGCTGCATGTCCACCGACTGCGACAGGCTGGTGCCCGGCACTCGCAGGGCCTGCAGGGCGAAGTCACCCTCGCTGAGGCTGGGGATGAACTCGCTGCCCATGCGGCTGGCCACCACGCCGGACAACAGCACCAGGGCGGCGGCAGCAGCAAACGCCAGTTTGCGCCGGCCCAGCACCCAGGCCAGCACCGGGGCATAGCGCTGACGAGCCGTACGCATCACCAGGCCTTCCTCCTCCTTGACCTTGCCGGTGACGAACAGGGCAATGGCCGCCGGTACGAACGTGACCGAGAGGACCATCGCACCCAACAGGGCCATGACCACGGTGAAGGCCATGGGGTGGAACATCTTGCCCTCGACCCCGGTAAGGGCAAAGATCGGCAGGTACACCACCATGATGATCAACTGCCCATAGATCAGCGGCCGGCGTGCTTCGCGGGCGGCGGCAAACACCTCATGGAACCGTTCGGCGCGGGTCAGCATGCGACCGTGGCGCAGCTGGGCATGGGCCAGGCGACGGATGGCGTTTTCCACGATCACCACCGCGCCGTCGACGATGATGCCGAAGTCCAGCGCGCCCAGGCTCATCAGGTTGGCACTGACCTTGTTGCTGAACATGCCGGTAAAGGTGAACAGCATCGAAAGCGGGATAACCATGGCCGTGATCAGTGCAGCACGGATGTTGCCGAGGAACAGGAACAGCACGGCAATCACCAGGATTGCACCTTCGATCAGGTTCTTCTTCACCGTGGCGATCGCTTTCTCCACCAGGTGGGTGCGGTCGTACACCGTCACTGCCACTACGCCCTTGGGCAGGTTGCGATTGATCTCGACCAGTTTTGCAGCGACCGCCTGCGACACCGTGCGACTGTTCTCGCCAATCAGCATGAACACCGTGCCCAGCACGACTTCCCGACCGTTTTCGGTGGCTGCCCCCGAGCGCAGCTCTTGGCCAAGGCCAACCTGGGCGACATGGCTGACGCGGATCGGCGTGCCGTCGACGCTGGAAATAACGATGTTGGCAATGTCTTCGGCCGAGGCCACCTGGCCAGGCGCGCGAATCAGCAACTGCTCGCCATTGCGCTCGATATAGCCAGCGCCAATGTTGGCGTTATTGCGCTCCAGCGCTGCAATCAGGTCGTTGAGGGTGAGCTTGTAGGCCGCCAGGCGTTTGGGCTCTGGTGCAATAAGGTATTGCTTGGCATGGCCACCGATGCTGTTGACCTCGGCCACACCCGGCACATTGCGCAGCTGCGGCTTGATGATCCAGTCCTGAATCACCCGCAGGTCGGTTGGGGTGTAAGGTGTACCGTCTTCCTTGAGCGCCCCCTCCTGGGCTTCCACCGTCCACAGGAAGATTTCCCCCAGGCCGGTGGAGATCGGCCCCATGCTCGCCTCGATGCCCTCAGGCAATTGCTCGCGGGCCACCTGCAGGCGCTCGTTGACCAGTTGGCGGGCGAAGAAGATATCGGTGCCATCATCGAAAATGACCGTGACTTGCGACAGGCCCGAGCGCGACAGCGAGCGGGTCTGCTTGAGCCCTGGCAGGCCGGCCATGGCGGTTTCGATGGCAAAGGTGATGCGCTGCTCGGTCTCCAGCGGCGAATAGCCGGGGGCGGCGGTGTTGATCTGCACCTGGACGTTAGTGATGTCCGGCACAGCATCGATCGGCAGTTTCTGGTAGCTGTGGATACCCACCGCGGCCATCAGGACCACGGCCAGCATCACCACCAGGCGCTGCTCGATGGCAAATTGAATCAGGCGTTCGAACATGCAGGTGTCCCCGTGATCAGTGGCTGTGCTCGGCCGAGCCCTTGCCCAGTTCCGACTTGAGGACAAAGCTGCCAGCGGCCGCAACCTGAGTACCGGCGGCCAGGCCGCTGGTGATTTCCACCTGGCCAGCATCGCGGCGGCCAGTCTTCACCGGGCGCGCCTCGAAGCCTTCCGCAGTGCGGGCAAACACCACGGTCTGCGCCTCCCAGGTTTGCAGGGCGCTTTCCGGCACCGCCACGGCGGCCTCGAAGCGGTCGACGCTGACAGCCACGTTGACGAACAGCCCGGGGCGCCAGGCGCCATTGGGATTGGCAAGTGTGGCGCGCACAGTGGCGGCGCGGTTCTGCTCGCCGAGCAGGCTGCCGACGTAATTGACCTTGCCCTGGACCTCGGCGCCCAGGTCCGGCGCACTGACCCTGACATCGCGGCCGGTCACCACCTTGTCCAGGTCACGAGGGGCCACGGCGAAGGTGGCCCACACCCGGCTCAGGTCGGACAGGGTGAACGCGTTGCTGGTCGCGTCGACCACCTCACCCACGGTCAGGTGCTTTTCCACGACGACCGCATCGAAGGGTGCGCGCAGTTCATAGCGGTTGCCGGCACCGGCCGGGCCCACCGCCGCGACCTTCTGCCGAGCGTTGGCCAGAGCGATCTCGGCCTCCTGCAGGGCCTGGCGCGCCTGCAGGTAATCCTGCTCGGCGCTGATTCGCTCCTGCCACAGCTGTTGCTCCCGCTGAAAGGTCAACCGCGCCAATTCCAGACGACGCTGGGCGGCCTGCTGTTCGCTGCGCAGGTCGGAGATCTGCTGGCTGGCAATCACCGCCAGTACCTGGCCGCGCCTGACCGCCTGGCCCAACTCGGCTTGCACCGCTTCGACCACACCCGGCACGCGGGGTACCACATGTGCGGTGCGGTCCTCGTCAAAGCGGATCTCACCCGGGAAGCTGATGGCGGTGCCCAACTCACGGGGGCCAGCGGCAGCCAGTTGCACGCCAGCCGATTCGATCTGCGCGACAGACAGGTGCAACTGGCCCTCTTCTTCGCCATGCCCCTCCTCTGCAGGGCCTGCGGCGGCCTGCTCTGCAGCGTGGCCGTGGCTGTCTTGACCATGGTCGTCATGGGGGGCTTGAGCCTTGGACGCCTGGCCGAGTGTGCCGGTCCAGGCCAGGCCAGCGAGGCCAAGGGCCGCAACGGCAGTGGCCAGAAGGGCTAGCTTGCGTGGGTTAGTCATTGTTGCTCCTGCTATCGGGTTTGTTGCTCAGGCCATCAAGATCGCCGTAGATCCGCTCCACGTGTGCACGCGCGTCGGTCGCCGAGGCCAGCGCCTCGAGGTACAGCCCGCGAGCCTCGATCAGCGTGCGCTGGGCGTCGAGTACATCGAGAAAAGCGAACTTGCCCATTTCAAAACCGCGGGTGGCGGTGTCCACGGCCTGCTGCGCAGCCGGCAGGATGGTGCGGTCGTAGGCTTCAACGTCCTGCATCGCCGTCTCCCACTGGCTGATGGCACTGCGGGTTTCACTTCGCAGACGCAGCTCCACGGCATTGCGCAGGTCGCGCGCCTGATCGGCACGGCGCGCAGCCGCCAGGACATTGCCCTGGTTGCGGTCGAACAGCGGCAACGGCATGGACAGGCCAACCACGTTCACCCGCTCCCGGTCTTCGCGGCTGTACTGGCTGCCAAGGCTGACGGTGAGGTTGGGGAAACGCTGGGCTTTTTCCGAACCCAGGGACGCATCGCCGCGCTCGACCTGGGCAGCGGCCAGGCGCCATTCAACGGTCTGTTCGACCTGTTCAAGCAAGGTGTCGGCACCCGGCGCGATGCCTGGCGAAAGGTTGGCCGCCTGTAACCGTTCAAAGCTTGCCATCGGGCTGCCCGTCAACCGGGCCAAGGCCTGGTAGGCCACGCTGCGCTGGGTTTTCGCGCGGCGCACTTCGGTCTGGGCCTGGGCCAGTTGCACCTGGGCACGGGTGGCCTCCACCGGTGATGACTGGCCTGCCGTAACCCGCCCTTGCACCACCCGCAGGCCGCGTTCAGTCAATGCCTGCGACTGCTGCGCCAGCTCCAGCGCGGTCTGCGCACGCAAGGCAGCGTGGAAAGCCTGCACCACATCGGCCCGCAGGGCGTTGCGCTGGCGCTCCAGGTCGAGCAGGGCAATGGCCTGGCCGGCCTCCGCCACGGCGAGACGTGCGCCACGCTTTCCGCCCAGTTCCAGCGGCTGGCTGAGGGTGACGGTGGTGGTGGTGGTGTCGCGACGGGTGTCCTCGACCTCCCAGGCCAGCTCCGGGTTGGGGATCAGCCCGGCTTGGCGCCATTCGCCATCGGCAATGCCAATTTCACGGCCGGCTGCAGCCAGCTCCGGGTTCTGGGCGAAAGCGGCGGCAAGCGCCTGGGGCAGGCTCAGCGCCTGGCTGGCCTGGGCGCCGGTGGCACTGGCCAGCAACAGACAGAGCAAGGCGATCTTGCGGGGGATGGGCACGACACAGGTCCTCTCGGCGAAGCATTGGCGAGGGACTGTAGAAAGGGCCGGTTATCGGGGCGGTGGCGGCAAGATTACAATTTTGTAATGACGCGCTGCGTTGCTTTGCAGGCGCAGCCTTGTGCTGCTGGGCACAGGACGGTGAACGCCCAAGAAGTTCGATAATCGCCCACTTTCCCGGTGCGACGATCTTGTCCAATTGACGGAACTAACCAGTCAGTACAAAACTACGTGCATTCAACAACAACAAAGCGATGCCCGTCATGAAGCCCCTTATTCTCGTGCTCAACGGCCCCAACCTGAACATGCTGGGCACCCGCGAGCCTGCCCAGTACGGCCACGAAACCCTCGCTGACCTGGCTCAGGGATGTGCCGATACTGCCCACGCCCACGGCCTGGAAATCGAGTTTCGCCAAACCAACCACGAAGGCGAACTGATCGACTGGATCCACGCTGCCCGTGGCCGCTGCGCCGGCATCGTGATCAACCCTGGCGCCTGGACGCACACCTCGGTGGCCATCCGCGATGCCCTGGTGGCCAGCGAACTGCCGGTGATCGAGGTGCACCTGTCCAATGTGCACAAACGCGAGCCGTTCCGTCACTTGTCGTTCGTATCGTCCATCGCCGTCGGTGTCATCTGCGGCCTGGGCAGCCACGGCTACCGCATGGCGCTGAGCCACTTCGCCGAGTTGCTGCAGGAGCGTACGGCATGAGCCAGCAAGCCATCCTCGCCGGCCTGATCGGCCGCGGCATTCAACTGTCACGTACGCCGGCCCTGCATGAACACGAAGGCGACGCCCAGGCCCTGCGCTACTTGTACCGGCTGATCGACGCCGACCAGCTGCAACTGGACGACAGCGCCCTGCCCGGCCTGCTCGAAGCCGCGCAACATACCGGCTTCACCGGGCTGAACATTACCTACCCGTTCAAGCAGGCGATCCTGCCGTTGCTCGACGAACTGTCCGACGAGGCCCGTGGTATCGGCGCGGTAAATACCGTGGTGCTCAAGGACGGCAAGCGAGTCGGCCACAACACAGACTGCCTGGGCTTTGCCGAAGGCTTGCGCCGTGGCCTTCCCGGTGCGGCACGGCGCCAGGTGGTACAGATGGGTGCCGGTGGCGCTGGCTCGGCCGTGGCCCATGCCCTGCTGGGTGAAGGGGTAGAGCGGCTGGTGCTGTTCGAAGTGGACTCAGCCCGTGCGCAGGCGCTGGTGGACAACCTGAACGCCCATTTCGGCGCGGAGCGCGCCGTGCTTGGCACCGACCTGGCCGCAGCCCTGGCCGAAGCGGACGGGCTGGTCAACACCACGCCGGTGGGCATGGCCAAGCTACCGGGCACGCCACTGCCGGTGGAATTGCTGCATGCCCGCCTGTGGGTGGCCGAGATCATCTACTTCCCGCTGGAGACCGAACTGCTGCGCGCGGCCCGGGCACTGGGCTGCCGCACGCTGGATGGCAGCAACATGGCGGTGTTCCAGGCGGTGAAGGCATTCGAGCTGTTCAGCGGGCGGCAGGCGGATGCGGCACGAATGCAGGCACACTTTGCCAGTTTCACCTGATAGAAAAGTGTTGGCTTCTTCGCGGGCACGCCCGCTCCCACAGGTACTGCGCAAACGTTACTGATTGCACTCTCCCTGTGGGGCATGCCCGCGAAGTGGCCGGTAAAGGAGAATCACTCTTTTTCATCCAGCAAAGCCTGTATCACCTGTTCCTGCCCGCCATA from Pseudomonas putida encodes the following:
- a CDS encoding AAA family ATPase, whose amino-acid sequence is MRRVVFNQKGGVGKSSIACNLAAASAAEGYRTLLVDLDPQANATFYLTGLANDTIPAGIADFFRQTLSPVTAAGKKHRVVITETRYSNLHLVTASPDLSDLQSKLESKFKINKLRKLLVALGEDYERIYIDTPPALNFYTFSALVAAERLLIPFDCDSFSRQALHSVMAEVEELRQDHNPALQVEGVVVNQFAGRTALHQTLVDQLRSEGLPVLPVYLSSSIKMRESHHASVPLVHLAPRHKLALEFVDLLDVLERAA
- a CDS encoding MFS transporter, with the protein product MSAHHEVSPATLRRVIAASAIGNFVEWFDFAVYGFLATLIASQFFASEDASVALLKTFAVFAVAFALRPLGGIVFGALGDRLGRKRILSLTILLMAGSTTLIGLLPTYASIGLAAPALLTLARCLQGFSAGGEYAGACAYLMEHAPDDKRAFYGSFVPVSTFSAFACAAVIAYGLEASLSTEAMNAWGWRIPFLIAAPLGLVGLYLRWRMEETPAFREAVAQGKEHEHSPLKETLRHHGRVIRNLGAFISLTALSFYMFTTYFATYLQLVGNLTRAQSLLVTTVALLFAAVGCPLAGAFSDRVGRRKTIGFTCLWMMLSVFPAYWLASSGSMSGALLGVILLAVGALCSGVVTAALLSESFPTRTRYTASAITYNVAYTLFGGTAPLVATWLIGQTGSSLAPAFYLVVIALVALVGGLALPETSRISLHEDMSMDGVRAGTRNTV
- a CDS encoding CusA/CzcA family heavy metal efflux RND transporter, with the translated sequence MFERLIQFAIEQRLVVMLAVVLMAAVGIHSYQKLPIDAVPDITNVQVQINTAAPGYSPLETEQRITFAIETAMAGLPGLKQTRSLSRSGLSQVTVIFDDGTDIFFARQLVNERLQVAREQLPEGIEASMGPISTGLGEIFLWTVEAQEGALKEDGTPYTPTDLRVIQDWIIKPQLRNVPGVAEVNSIGGHAKQYLIAPEPKRLAAYKLTLNDLIAALERNNANIGAGYIERNGEQLLIRAPGQVASAEDIANIVISSVDGTPIRVSHVAQVGLGQELRSGAATENGREVVLGTVFMLIGENSRTVSQAVAAKLVEINRNLPKGVVAVTVYDRTHLVEKAIATVKKNLIEGAILVIAVLFLFLGNIRAALITAMVIPLSMLFTFTGMFSNKVSANLMSLGALDFGIIVDGAVVIVENAIRRLAHAQLRHGRMLTRAERFHEVFAAAREARRPLIYGQLIIMVVYLPIFALTGVEGKMFHPMAFTVVMALLGAMVLSVTFVPAAIALFVTGKVKEEEGLVMRTARQRYAPVLAWVLGRRKLAFAAAAALVLLSGVVASRMGSEFIPSLSEGDFALQALRVPGTSLSQSVDMQQRLEQAIIAQVPEVERVFARTGTAEIASDPMPPNISDAYVMLRPREQWVDPGKPRDELIAQVQRAAASVPGSNYELSQPIQLRFNELISGVRSDVAVKLFGDDMEVLNRTAAQIATSLQGVPGASEVKVEQTTGLPVLTIDIDRDKAARHGLNVGDVQGAIAIAVGGRTAGTLYEGDRRFDMVVRLSETLRTDVDGLASLLIPVPASAAEGAGQIGFIPLSQVATLNLQLGPNQVSREDGKRVVVVSANVRGRDLGSFVQEAEQALIDQVQVPPGYWTRWGGQFEQLQSAAERLQVVVPVALLLVMALLLMMFNNLRDGLLVFTGIPFALTGGVLALWSRDIPLSISAGVGFIALSGVAVLNGLVMIAFIRGLREEGRTLRAAVEEGALTRLRPVLMTALVASLGFIPMALATGTGAEVQRPLATVVIGGILSSTALTLLVLPALYQWAYRREEQQEG
- a CDS encoding efflux RND transporter periplasmic adaptor subunit; its protein translation is MTNPRKLALLATAVAALGLAGLAWTGTLGQASKAQAPHDDHGQDSHGHAAEQAAAGPAEEGHGEEEGQLHLSVAQIESAGVQLAAAGPRELGTAISFPGEIRFDEDRTAHVVPRVPGVVEAVQAELGQAVRRGQVLAVIASQQISDLRSEQQAAQRRLELARLTFQREQQLWQERISAEQDYLQARQALQEAEIALANARQKVAAVGPAGAGNRYELRAPFDAVVVEKHLTVGEVVDATSNAFTLSDLSRVWATFAVAPRDLDKVVTGRDVRVSAPDLGAEVQGKVNYVGSLLGEQNRAATVRATLANPNGAWRPGLFVNVAVSVDRFEAAVAVPESALQTWEAQTVVFARTAEGFEARPVKTGRRDAGQVEITSGLAAGTQVAAAGSFVLKSELGKGSAEHSH
- a CDS encoding TolC family protein, producing the protein MPIPRKIALLCLLLASATGAQASQALSLPQALAAAFAQNPELAAAGREIGIADGEWRQAGLIPNPELAWEVEDTRRDTTTTTVTLSQPLELGGKRGARLAVAEAGQAIALLDLERQRNALRADVVQAFHAALRAQTALELAQQSQALTERGLRVVQGRVTAGQSSPVEATRAQVQLAQAQTEVRRAKTQRSVAYQALARLTGSPMASFERLQAANLSPGIAPGADTLLEQVEQTVEWRLAAAQVERGDASLGSEKAQRFPNLTVSLGSQYSREDRERVNVVGLSMPLPLFDRNQGNVLAAARRADQARDLRNAVELRLRSETRSAISQWETAMQDVEAYDRTILPAAQQAVDTATRGFEMGKFAFLDVLDAQRTLIEARGLYLEALASATDARAHVERIYGDLDGLSNKPDSRSNND
- the aroQ gene encoding type II 3-dehydroquinate dehydratase, with protein sequence MKPLILVLNGPNLNMLGTREPAQYGHETLADLAQGCADTAHAHGLEIEFRQTNHEGELIDWIHAARGRCAGIVINPGAWTHTSVAIRDALVASELPVIEVHLSNVHKREPFRHLSFVSSIAVGVICGLGSHGYRMALSHFAELLQERTA
- a CDS encoding shikimate dehydrogenase is translated as MSQQAILAGLIGRGIQLSRTPALHEHEGDAQALRYLYRLIDADQLQLDDSALPGLLEAAQHTGFTGLNITYPFKQAILPLLDELSDEARGIGAVNTVVLKDGKRVGHNTDCLGFAEGLRRGLPGAARRQVVQMGAGGAGSAVAHALLGEGVERLVLFEVDSARAQALVDNLNAHFGAERAVLGTDLAAALAEADGLVNTTPVGMAKLPGTPLPVELLHARLWVAEIIYFPLETELLRAARALGCRTLDGSNMAVFQAVKAFELFSGRQADAARMQAHFASFT